Proteins from a single region of Penaeus monodon isolate SGIC_2016 chromosome 12, NSTDA_Pmon_1, whole genome shotgun sequence:
- the LOC119579588 gene encoding carotenoid isomerooxygenase-like, translating into MPYDFTTLDRNCLVEQVTPLQGNVTGILPPWLRGSYLLDGPGRMTYGENEFNHIFDGSALIQKFTLGENGATFSSRFLRSYAYKTNLENEQIVVSEFGTTGKSLSKSKLGKLGEKLAFDKLFSDNAPVGVVVFGGEYYCITEAPFLHKVDPSTLETISKVDLHKELGINSQCPNPKLLSDGTVINVVHGVGAAGPKYDIVAFPKKPVEGKASVFSKPKKVGSVDARWKLNPCHMHTFGLTENYVVLLEQPLTIDVKATVTNTIRDKPFIGGMEWMENKLVKIHLVNRETGKEIKQKIKCEAFFFMHIINCFEQDNHVIIDVDTYKKPDLLYAFHVKTLREQGATLGSELDGGCVKRVVVPLNVPEKVAPEENLVTLTGSRAKAQKQKDGSLILTADTITKIAYEVPSIHPQYAGRKYRYFYGNSGDMTVHGGKVGKVDIDSREVKEWHEEGMYASVTAFVPRPGATAEDDGVLLLTALHSDDRKKTTLMVLNATDMKEMARVEFMTPSDVTRALHGLFIPG; encoded by the exons ATGCCTTACGATTTCACGACTTTAGACCGCAATTGTCTGGTTGAACAGGTGACGCCTTTGCAGGGAAATGTGACAG GAATTCTCCCCCCGTGGCTGAGGGGATCCTACCTGCTGGATGGTCCCGGCAGGATGACCTACGGGGAGAACGAATTCAACCACATATTCGACGGGTCAGCCCTCATACAGAAGTTCACCCTTGGGGAAAACGGCGCCACCTTCAGTAGCAGGTTCCTCCGGAGTTACGCCTACAAGACCAACCTCGAGAACGAGCAGATTGTCGTGTCGGAGTTCGGGACGACGGGGAAGTCTCTCTCCAAAAGCAAGTTGGGCAA ATTAGGGGAAAAGTTGGCCTTCGACAAGTTATTCTCCGACAATGCACCAGTTGGCGTAGTTGTCTTTGGGGGCGAATATTATTGCATAACGGAAGCGCCGTTTTTGCACAAGGTTGATCCCAGTACGCTCGAAACCATCAGCAAG GTGGACCTTCACAAAGAACTGGGGATCAACTCCCAGTGCCCTAATCCCAAGCTGCTCAGCGACGGCACAGTCATCAATGTCGTTCACGGCGTCGGAGCCGCTGGACCCAAATACGATATCGTTGCTTTCCCGAAGAAGCCTGTGGAAGGAAAAG CTTCCGTGTTCAGCAAACCCAAGAAAGTAGGATCCGTCGACGCTCGCTGGAAACTCAACCCGTGCCACATGCACACCTTCGGACTGACGGAGAACTACGTGGTTTTGCTCGAACAGCCGCTCACCATCGACGTGAAAGCGACGGTCACCAACACTATCCGAGACAAGCCTTTCATTGGCGGCATGGAGTGGATGGAGAATAAACTT GTAAAGATTCACTTAGTGAATCGAGAAACGGGTAAGGAGATAAAGCAAAAGATAAAATGCGAAGCTTTCTTCTTCATGCACATAATCAACTGCTTCGAGCAAGACAATCACGTCATCATAGATGTCGATACTTACAAGAAACCTGACCTTCTCTACGCTTTCCATGTCAAGACCCTTCGA GAGCAAGGCGCCACTTTGGGCAGCGAGCTCGACGGGGGCTGCGTGAAGAGGGTGGTCGTGCCTCTGAATGTCCCTGAGAAAGTCGCACCTGAAGAGAACCTT gTGACACTGACAGGGAGTAGAGCAAAGGCTCAAAAACAGAAGGATGGCTCTCTAATCCTCACGGCAGACACCATTACGAAGATCGCCTACGAAGTGCCCTCCATCCACCCCCAATACGCCGGCAGGAAATACCGATATTTCTATGGCAACAGTGGTGATATGACAGTTCACGGAGGGAAA GTCGGGAAAGTCGACATCGATTCCCGGGAAGTAAAGGAGTGGCACGAAGAGGGAATGTATGCAAGCGTGACTGCTTTTGTGCCGCGACCCGGTGCCACG GCGGAGGACGACGGGGTGCTCCTCCTGACGGCGTTACACTCAGACGACCGCAAAAAGACGACTCTCATGGTACTCAACGCCACAGACATGAAGGAAATGGCTCGAGTTGAGTTCATGACCCCCTCCGACGTAACGAGGGCCCTCCATGGTCTTTTCATACCCGGGTGA